The genomic segment CATGGTGGTCCTCCCGCCGGACCAGACGCTGGACAACGTCGGCGAGTGGCTGTTCAAGGTCAGCCCGTTCCTCTGCGCGGTGCCCACCGTGGCCCTGTTCCCGAGGGTCAAGGCGGCGCCCGCGCTGATCGCGCTGGCCGTCATCGCCTACATGAGCTACATCGACACCGAGATGGTGCTGCGTATCCAGGAGTTCGGGCGCACCGTCGACACCGATCCCGGCGCGTTCGAGCCGGTGTACCAGTTCGAGCTGTTCATCGTCACGTTCATCGTGCTGTTCGCGCTGCTCGCCTTCCGCCTCGGCGGGGCGCGGACGGCGACCGTGCTGAAGACGGGCATCGCGAGCATCCTGCTCGTCATCGCCGGGGTGAACGACCTGACGTTCTGGGCCCTCAACGAGGTCTGGTCCGCGGGCAGCCGACCGGACGAGCTCGCCTGGGCGTCGCACATCGTCGTCTTCGTGGGCGGACCGCCGAGCGTCGCCACCGCGGTGGTGTTCATGCTCGTCCACGTGGCGCTCGCCGCCGCGGTCCTCCTGCTGCCCCTGGGCCGCTGGGTCGACAGCGCGCTGGGAGTGGCTCCGCGACATCGGCCGCAGGATCGGCCACACTGAGTTCACCTACCGAAAATCCCGTTTCGACCTGGCGCATCGAGGTCTGTCGGAGCGGGGTCGGTGCATAGACACGCCGCCGACCGGGAACACACGAATGGCGGAACCCCGTGGCTTGCCCGCCCGCCCCAAACATGATCAACTTTGAAGTCGACTCCGGGGCGGGGGAAAGTCGTTTCCGGAGGCGTCAAGTAAGGGTGGATGAAGGGTGGTAGCACCGCAATGACCGCAACACTCGATCCCGACGTCGAGTACGTCGTACTGTGCGGCTCTCGACACGAGCGGATCGGATACGCGCCGAAGGCGGAGATCCACACCGACTCCACGCCGCTGCATCTGGCGTTCTCGTGCTACCTCTTCGATCAGGAGGGCAACTTCCTGGTCACCTGGCGCGCCAAGCACAAGCAGACCTTCCCCGGTGTGCGCACCAACTCGTGCTGCGGCCACCCCGGCCCCGACGAGATCATCCCCGAGGCGATCGAGCGGCGCTTCACCGACGAACTCGGCATCGCCGTCGACCGCATCGAGCTCGTGCTGCCCGAGTTCCGCTACGAGGCCACCATGGACGGCGTGCGCGAGAACGAGGTGTGCCCCGTCTACCGCGCCACGGTCGCGCAGCGACCGGAGCCCGCGCCGAACCCGGACGAGGTCCACGACACGGTCTGGATTCCCTGGTCCGACTTCGTCGCTGAGGTGGAGGCCGACAGCACCAGCGTGTCGCCGTGGTGCGCCCTGCAGGTCGAGCAGCTCAAGGCGCTCGGGCCCGACCCGCTCGCCTGGCCAGTGGCCGACGACGACCGCCTGCCCGACGCCGCGCGGGAGCCCCTCGAAAGCCATCGCTGAACTGGCTCGTCGCCGCCAAAGCGGGGGCCCACGCACGGCCACCGACTGCATACGCCATGATCACCCCTCGACAAGGCACTAACGGGTGACTGGTGGCAGGTGCGCCGAATATGGCACTGTGCGCCCGGTCTCGGTGAAGAAGTCCGCATGCGCGGGTGCCCGGCAGCGGTTCAACAGGTCGTCGTGGAGCGTCGTGAACAACGAAGACAAGCCAACGCAGGACAAGCCAAGCCAGGGACACCACAAGTCGATCCGTAAGCGGCTCACAGGCACCGTGCTGGTGCCGAGTATCGCGCTGCTGCTGCTGTGGATCGGTATGTCCACGTACTTCGTCATCGACGCGTTCTACCTGCGCGCCGTGGCGTCGAGTGTGCAGCAGGTGTCCATCCCGGCCGTGACCTCGCTCAGTGCGATGCAGCAGGAGCGGCAGATGTCGCTGGTCTACCTCGAGAAGCCCGAGACCGGCCTGGTCGAGCTCCAGCAACAACAGCAGAGGATCGACGACTCGCTCGGCGTCCTGCGCCAGGCGATGGGCGACATGGGCGATCTGCCCGACGAGATCTCCGGCCGCATGCGGGACCTGGAGGCCAGCCTCGAACAGCTGCCCGACATGCGCTCTCAGATCAACCTGCGCAGCATCGGCTCCGACGAGGTCAACAAGTACTACAACGAGCTCATCGACACCGCCACCGGCCTGTTCGACGCGCAGGCGCGGTTCGTGCCCGACGTCGAGGCCTCGCAGAACGGTCTGATGGCGACCGGGCTCTTCCGGGTCTCCGACGAGATGTCGCGTGCGGCGTCGCTGGCGTCGAGCGCGTTCGCCAACGGCCACCTGACCCAGTCGCAGCACCGGTCGTTCTCCGAGCTGGTCGGCTCCTACCGGGCGTCGCTCGGGGAACACGCCCCGAACGTGCTGCCCGACGTCCGCGTGTCCTACGACAAGCTGGTCAAGAGCGACAACTGGCGCAACCTGCAGCGCATCGAGAACGAGCTCATCGCGCACGGCCCCGGCCCGCTGGACGTGAACGGCTTCTCGCTCTCGGGCACCGAGCTGCGCGAGCTCACCAGCACGATCTCCAACGACCTCGCGTCGCTCACCATCACCCAGGCCGACCAGACGTCGGCGAAGGCCCTGGAAGACTCGGGCCAGAACCTCACGAACGTGCTGCTCGGTAGTGCGCTCACCCTCATCGCCGCCATCGCGTCGATCGTGGTCGCCGTCCGTGTGTCCCGCACGCTGGTCGACCGCACCCTGATGACCCGCCTCGAACGGCTGCGCAACGACTCGCTGGAACTCGCGAGCACCCGTCTGCCGAACATCGTGCAGCGGCTGAAGGACGGCGAGTCCGTCGACGTGAACGCCGAGATGCCCCGCCTCGACCACGGTCGGGACGAGATCGGCCAGGTGGCCGAAGCCTTCAACATCGCGCAGCTGACGGCCGTCAACGCGGCGGTCAGCGAGGCGAAGGCCCGCAGCGGTGTGAACAACGTGTTCCTCGGTATCGCCCACCGCAACCAGGGCCTCGTGCACCGACAGCTCCAGATCCTCGACCGCATGGAGAGCCGCGAGGAGAACCCGTCGCAGCTGAAGAGCCTCTTCCAGCTCGACAACCTCGCGACCCGAGCCCGCCGCACCACGGAGAACCTCATCATCCTCGGTGGCAAGCAGCCCGGACGTCGTTGGCGCAAACCGGTCATGCTGATGGACGTCCTGCGCGCCGCGATCTCCGAGACCGAGCACTTCTCGCGGGTGGAGGTCGAACCGATCCCCGAGGTGGCCCTCATGGGCTCCGCCGTCGCCGACGCCATCCACCTCGTCGCCGAGCTGGTGGACAACGCGACGACGTTCTCGCCCCCGGGATCGCCCGTCTACATGACCGGCACGAAGGTGGCGCGCGGTGTGGTCGTGGACATCGCCGACCAGGGCCTCGGGATGAAGGACGACGTCCGCGAGTGGGCCAACGGGATGATGTCGGAGCCGCCCGAGTTCGACGCCATGGCCATGAAGGCCGACGCGAGCCTGGGTCTGTTCGTGGTCGCGCGACTGGCGCACCGACTCGGTGCGCAGGTCACCTTCGACTCCTCCCGCTACGGCGGCACCCGGGCCACGGTGCTGCTGCCCACGGACGTGCTGGCGAGCGACGAGCAGACCGCCGACATCGACTCGGGCTTCCACGCCACGTCGGCGCAGGCCCCCGAGATCGAGGTGCACAGCCCCGCGGTGACCTCGCCCGCCCGGCCGAGCCAGCAGCGCACGGCGCACATGGCACCCCCGACCGCCGCACCGGCGCAGCAGCCGTCGCCCACCCCGCGGACCGAACAGCCGGTCTCCCACAACGGCCAGGTACCGGCTCCGGCACCCCGGTCAGCGCCGACCGAGGCGGCCCCGGCGAGGAAACCCGACACGCACACGTCGGCCTCGCCTCAGAACACCCCCGGACACGACGCGGGGAACACCGACTCCGCTGCACCCGGGAACGGCTTGCCGCAACGCAAGCGGCAGCGCGCACCGCTGCCGCAGCGGCGACCGCAAGAGAACCTTGTGGACCAACTGCGTGACGACCCCGAGTCCGAGCAGCGTGACCTCGAACGCTACGCGGGCCGGACCCGGAGCACGCTCTCGGCGTTCCGCAAGGGCACCCTCAGGGGACGCGACGCCGACGACGCGTCCCAATCGACCGATGCCAACTGATAGGGGAAGCGGATTCATCGATGAACGAGAACGGCAATTCCATGTTGGATCTCAACTGGCTGCTGGACGACATGGTGGACCGCGTGGTCGGAGCACAACACGCCGTCGTGCTGTCGGCTGACGGTTTGCTCATGGGCAAGTCCAACTCACTGTCCAAGGACGACTCCGACCAGCTCTCCGCCATGGCCTCCAGCCTGCAGAGCCTCGCCAAGGGCGTCAGCCGCCACTTCCACCGCGGCCCCGTGCTCCAGACCCTCATCGAGATGACCGAGGGCTACCTGTTCGTCTCCGCCGCGGGTACGGGCGCGTGCCTGGCCGTGCTGGCGGAGGACGCCGTCGACGTCGAGATGATCGCCTACGAAATGAACCGGTTGGTCAAGCGCGTCGGCGATTACATGACGGCGGCGCCGAGGAACCCGGCCGCGTCGGGGACGTGACATGAACGATCAGTGGTACGACGAGGCGGCCGGCCCCCTTGTGCGGCCGTACGCCATCACCAGGGGTCGAATACCGGCGTCGGACATCACCCTGGACGTCGCCACCCAGGTGATGGCGCTGTCCGGGACGACGCGTTCCGGGGTGGGTCTCACCCCGGAACACACGGCGATCCTCGATCTCTGCGTGCGACCGCTGTCGGTCGCCGAGATCGCGGCGCACGTGAAGGTTCCGATCGCTGTCGTGAAGGTCCTGTGCGGCGACCTCATCGAACGTGGCGAAGTGATCGTCCGGTCGCCGTCCCAGACGTTGCAAGCCCCGGATCGTCAACTACTTCAGGCGGTGCTCGATGGTCTCTCCAAGCTCTGACGACAACACGGCAGCAGCCGTGGTACCCACTCCGGTCAAGATCATCGTGGCCGGCGGTTTCGGTGCCGGCAAGACCACGATGGTCGGCTCGGTGAGCGAGATCCCGCCGCTGTCCACCGAGGAGGTGATGACGGCAGCCAGCGACGGCGTCGACGACATCACGGGCGTCGAGCAGAAGAAGACGACCACCGTCGCGCTGGACTTCGGCCGCATCACCATCTCGCCGCACACCGTGCTGTACCTGTTCGGCACTCCGGGCCAGGAGCGCTTCTGGTACATGTGGGACGAACTCGCGCGCGGCGCGATCGGCACGGTGGTGCTCGTGGACACCCGCCGCCTCGACAGCAGCTTTTCCGCCATCGACTTCTTCGAACGCCGCAACATCCCGTTCATCGTCGCGGTGAACTGCTTCGAAGGCTCCGACGACTACACCGAGGACGAGATCCGGTCGGCTCTGGCCATCTCGCCGGGTGTGCCGATCCTGTTCTGCGACGCCCGCCAGCGCGAGTCGAGCAAGCTCGCGCTGATCCGGCTCGTGCGCTTCGCGATGAGCAAGCTCCCGGCCGAACCGCAGATGGCGTCCTCCGGCGCCTGACCTCGGACACGACGAGGGCCACCTCACCGGGAAACCGGTGAGGTGGCCCTCGTCGTTGTCGCTCAGTACGTCGTCGCTCAGTACTCCGCGGGGATCTGCGCGAGCTTCAGGTTGAAGTGGCGCAGCAGCGGCGGCGCGTCGACGATGCGGTACGACGCGACCCGGCCCGGGTTCTTCGCGATGTCGGCCAGCACGTCGGCGACGTACTCCAGGTGCGCGAGCGTGTAAGTGCGCCGGGGAATCGCCAACCGCACCAGCTCGAACGGCGCGGGGCTGACGAGGTTGTGGTTCTCGTCGAAGCTGCCCAGGTACAGCGACCCGAGTTCGGCGGCACGCACACCACCCGCGAGGTACAGCTCCGAGGCGAGCGCGTGCCCGGGGTAACCGTGCGGCGGGATGTGCGGCAGCAACCGGCCCGCGTTGAGATACAGCGCGTGCATCCCGGCGGGCTGGACGATGTCCACGCCGGCCTGGGCGATCAGCTCGGCGAAGTGCGCCGCGTCCGCTTCCCTCGACCGCAGGTAGTTCGGGTCCAGCACCTCGTGGAGCCCCTGCGCGACCCGCTCCAGGTCGTGGGCCGCCATGCCACCGTAGGTACGGAAACCCTCGGTGGCGATGAGGTTGGCCTCGCACTGCTTGGCGAGCTCGGGGTCCCGCACGCCGAGCAGCGCGCCCATCGGGGCGATGCCGTCCTTCTTGAGACTCGCGACGCACCCGTCGGCCAGTGCGAACGTCTGGCGCGCCACCTCACGCGGGGTGAGGTGGCCGTAGCCGGGCTCCCGCTGCACGACGAGCCAGGAGTTCTCCGCGAACCGGGCGGCGTCGAGGAAGAACGGGACGCCGTAGCGGTCGCACAGCGAACGCACCGCGCGCAGGTTCGCCATCGACACCGGCTGCCCGCCGCCACCGTTGTTGGTGATCGTGACGAGCACCTGCCCGACGCGGCCGCCGTCGGGACCTCGGAGAGTCTGCTCCAGGGCGTCGAGGTCGATGTTGCCCTTGAACGGCTCGCGGCTGTCCAGGTTGCCGAACTCCGCGCACGGCAGATCGCGGGCTTCCGCGCCGAGCAGCTCCACGTTGGCCCGCGTCGTGTCGAAGTGCGTGTTGCTCAGCGAGATCTGCCCGGGCTTGAGCACTGTGGAGAACAGCACCCGCTCGGCCGCCCGGCCCTGGTGCACGGGATAGGCGTGGGGGTACGACGTGAGCTCGTCCACCGCGCTGCGGAACCGGTAGAACGAGTCGGACCCCGCGTACGCGCGGTCGGCCTGCGCCGCGAACGCTTCCTGGGTCGCCGAGACCGCGCCGGTGCCCGAGTCGGTCAGCAGGTCGATGGTGACCATGCTCGCGGGCAGGTTGAACGGGTTGTACGAGGCCCGGGCCAGCGCTTCCTCACGCTGCTGCCGGGTCGTGATCGGAATTTCTTTGACGACCTGAATCCGGTACGGAGGGAACGGTCTCAAGGCTCCTACTTTCGAGGACGCTGATGATCGATGTCGGTGCTTCAGGCTCCCACGGCGGCGGAAGCGGCCGAGGCATCGACCCGAGGTGGCAGCACCTCGTAGCCCTCCGACGACAGGTAGATCGTCGTCCCGGTACCGAACTGCCCCAGCCGCAACGACACGTGGGCGAGCAGGCCCCGGCCCTCGTCGAGCGGCCGATCGGTGACGGCGGCGATGGCCCTGTCCAGACCCGCGGGGTCGCTGCCCCGCGCGCCCAGGAACGCCCGCACACGCTCACGCGCCTCGGCGTCGTGGGCCACGTAGTCGCGGATGGGCAGGTAGAGGCTGTAGTTGCCGGGCCGCTTCGGGTCGGCCTCCACGAAGGAGTAGCTCGACACCAGCGGCCTGCCGCCGAACGTCACGGTGTCACCGCCGAGGACCCGGCAGAAGTCCCGGATGGACTCGGCGTCGAGTCCGTCGACGGCCTGCGACGCGCGTACCGCCTCCTCCGCGGTGGCGGAGTAGTGCGAGATGTAGAGCTTCACGCGCGACGTCGGACTGTCGTCGAGGTCCACGGCGAAGAAGGTGAAGCGGTCCTTCTCTCCCCGCTGGACGGAGTGCTCGCTGGCGGCGTCGTACGCGTCCTCCATCCCGAGCCGCCGGAAGCCTTCGGCGACGAGCTCACGCCCCCGGTGCTCACCGCGGACGTCGGGGTTGAAGTACACCTTCAACTTCGGAGTCGCGTTCGGACGGAAGATCAGCGAATACCAGAAAGAGAACTTGCCCTGCGGGTCCTCGGGAAGGAAAAGGTCCTGCACGGCATCGAACCGTTCCGTCGGGATACCGAGACGCTCCGCCGTGGAGTCCAGGAAGCGTCGTGCGGCGGCCATGTTGGCGGCCATTCCCGGTTGCTCGGCGATCACCTCGCCCAGGATGCGGACGGCGTTCTCCCCCGTGTCGTCCAACGCCACCGAGAACTCGACGGGCGTGGCGTCGTCGGCCACGTCGGACGGCCACAGTGGCCCTTCGGAGAGTCGACGGTCGCCCCCGGGCCCGAGAAGCTCGCGCAGCATGTCGACCGGAGCACTGTCGGACGACGGGAAACCCGCTTCGTCGCACAGGTTCCGCAGCTGCCTACTGGTGTAGTCGAAAAGCGTGGGATCGTTGATGTCGTTCACGCTCGCTCCGACGGGCTCGCGTACAAGAGTGCTTCACTCCCACAGACGTCGTGGTCACAAACGTGATCAAGATACGTCCGTTTCACACCCCGAGATACCCCTTTATGAGTGATCTTGACTACCGAGATGATCACGCTCCGCGACGCGTATTGCGGCCGGGGAATGACCTCATTGCCCCATAGCGTTCGGCCTCATGACCGAGTACGACGACATCCGCCCCTTCCGCATCGACATCCCGCAGGCGCAGCTCGACGACCTCGACGCCCGGCTGGCGGCCACGCGGTGGCCGAGTGAACTCCCGGGAGTGGGCTGGGACCGCGGTGTGCCCGTGGACTACCTGCGCGCGCTGACCGAGTACTGGCGCACCGGCTACGACTGGCGGCGGCACGAGGCGGC from the Saccharomonospora azurea NA-128 genome contains:
- a CDS encoding GTP-binding protein, which encodes MVSPSSDDNTAAAVVPTPVKIIVAGGFGAGKTTMVGSVSEIPPLSTEEVMTAASDGVDDITGVEQKKTTTVALDFGRITISPHTVLYLFGTPGQERFWYMWDELARGAIGTVVLVDTRRLDSSFSAIDFFERRNIPFIVAVNCFEGSDDYTEDEIRSALAISPGVPILFCDARQRESSKLALIRLVRFAMSKLPAEPQMASSGA
- a CDS encoding sensor histidine kinase, producing MNNEDKPTQDKPSQGHHKSIRKRLTGTVLVPSIALLLLWIGMSTYFVIDAFYLRAVASSVQQVSIPAVTSLSAMQQERQMSLVYLEKPETGLVELQQQQQRIDDSLGVLRQAMGDMGDLPDEISGRMRDLEASLEQLPDMRSQINLRSIGSDEVNKYYNELIDTATGLFDAQARFVPDVEASQNGLMATGLFRVSDEMSRAASLASSAFANGHLTQSQHRSFSELVGSYRASLGEHAPNVLPDVRVSYDKLVKSDNWRNLQRIENELIAHGPGPLDVNGFSLSGTELRELTSTISNDLASLTITQADQTSAKALEDSGQNLTNVLLGSALTLIAAIASIVVAVRVSRTLVDRTLMTRLERLRNDSLELASTRLPNIVQRLKDGESVDVNAEMPRLDHGRDEIGQVAEAFNIAQLTAVNAAVSEAKARSGVNNVFLGIAHRNQGLVHRQLQILDRMESREENPSQLKSLFQLDNLATRARRTTENLIILGGKQPGRRWRKPVMLMDVLRAAISETEHFSRVEVEPIPEVALMGSAVADAIHLVAELVDNATTFSPPGSPVYMTGTKVARGVVVDIADQGLGMKDDVREWANGMMSEPPEFDAMAMKADASLGLFVVARLAHRLGAQVTFDSSRYGGTRATVLLPTDVLASDEQTADIDSGFHATSAQAPEIEVHSPAVTSPARPSQQRTAHMAPPTAAPAQQPSPTPRTEQPVSHNGQVPAPAPRSAPTEAAPARKPDTHTSASPQNTPGHDAGNTDSAAPGNGLPQRKRQRAPLPQRRPQENLVDQLRDDPESEQRDLERYAGRTRSTLSAFRKGTLRGRDADDASQSTDAN
- a CDS encoding tryptophanase, giving the protein MRPFPPYRIQVVKEIPITTRQQREEALARASYNPFNLPASMVTIDLLTDSGTGAVSATQEAFAAQADRAYAGSDSFYRFRSAVDELTSYPHAYPVHQGRAAERVLFSTVLKPGQISLSNTHFDTTRANVELLGAEARDLPCAEFGNLDSREPFKGNIDLDALEQTLRGPDGGRVGQVLVTITNNGGGGQPVSMANLRAVRSLCDRYGVPFFLDAARFAENSWLVVQREPGYGHLTPREVARQTFALADGCVASLKKDGIAPMGALLGVRDPELAKQCEANLIATEGFRTYGGMAAHDLERVAQGLHEVLDPNYLRSREADAAHFAELIAQAGVDIVQPAGMHALYLNAGRLLPHIPPHGYPGHALASELYLAGGVRAAELGSLYLGSFDENHNLVSPAPFELVRLAIPRRTYTLAHLEYVADVLADIAKNPGRVASYRIVDAPPLLRHFNLKLAQIPAEY
- a CDS encoding tryptophan dimethylallyltransferase family protein → MNDINDPTLFDYTSRQLRNLCDEAGFPSSDSAPVDMLRELLGPGGDRRLSEGPLWPSDVADDATPVEFSVALDDTGENAVRILGEVIAEQPGMAANMAAARRFLDSTAERLGIPTERFDAVQDLFLPEDPQGKFSFWYSLIFRPNATPKLKVYFNPDVRGEHRGRELVAEGFRRLGMEDAYDAASEHSVQRGEKDRFTFFAVDLDDSPTSRVKLYISHYSATAEEAVRASQAVDGLDAESIRDFCRVLGGDTVTFGGRPLVSSYSFVEADPKRPGNYSLYLPIRDYVAHDAEARERVRAFLGARGSDPAGLDRAIAAVTDRPLDEGRGLLAHVSLRLGQFGTGTTIYLSSEGYEVLPPRVDASAASAAVGA
- a CDS encoding DUF742 domain-containing protein translates to MNDQWYDEAAGPLVRPYAITRGRIPASDITLDVATQVMALSGTTRSGVGLTPEHTAILDLCVRPLSVAEIAAHVKVPIAVVKVLCGDLIERGEVIVRSPSQTLQAPDRQLLQAVLDGLSKL
- a CDS encoding roadblock/LC7 domain-containing protein, with protein sequence MNENGNSMLDLNWLLDDMVDRVVGAQHAVVLSADGLLMGKSNSLSKDDSDQLSAMASSLQSLAKGVSRHFHRGPVLQTLIEMTEGYLFVSAAGTGACLAVLAEDAVDVEMIAYEMNRLVKRVGDYMTAAPRNPAASGT
- the idi gene encoding isopentenyl-diphosphate Delta-isomerase, whose product is MTATLDPDVEYVVLCGSRHERIGYAPKAEIHTDSTPLHLAFSCYLFDQEGNFLVTWRAKHKQTFPGVRTNSCCGHPGPDEIIPEAIERRFTDELGIAVDRIELVLPEFRYEATMDGVRENEVCPVYRATVAQRPEPAPNPDEVHDTVWIPWSDFVAEVEADSTSVSPWCALQVEQLKALGPDPLAWPVADDDRLPDAAREPLESHR